ATGAGCCGGCTAGACTTAACCGCAGATGGCCGTAAGGGTGTTTTTCATCCGGCCCCTTGCTTGTATATTGACTGTAATATATAGCAGCTCCTAGAGCTACTAGGTTAGCTGTACAAGTAAATGCATCAACCATGAGTGTTATGGAACCATATAGTATCCAGCCTACGCTCTTCGCTACCGTTCCCAAAACAGCTAGAACTGCGACTGTACCTAGTTTTAACACAGTTCTAGTCAAACCATACACCTTTAACGAATCATATGTATCCATGAGAGAATACTTTCCACAGCATCCTCGCCTGCCTTACCTTCTATCTCTATTCCTACAACATTATTTCCAGGCTGATACTTTCCTCCTGCAGTGAAACCCTCTGATCTAGCATATTTGATCAAGTCAATCAGCTTAGGCTCCTCCCGCTCAGTTCTAATGTAAACATATGTTCTATCTAGAGGCTTCCAGTGATATGAAACCATAATGATCTTGTTCCTATAAATGTTGGCTAACTTCCTAGCTATAGCAGAAACATGCCTACCTTTACCCTCAAGCCTGAACAATCTAACACCAGCAATATCAGACCCGTTCTCCAATGCTTTCTGTATTAATGAATTATACTCTTCTTCAACCTGTACACGAAGTATTGAAAGCAGTCCATCCTCTAATAGAATACGGCAAGGATCAGTATCATAATCACCCATTCTAGAGGCGAGATGCTCTAGTATATCCCTTCTTCCCATAATGTCTGCAGCCATAATTTGAGCCACACATTCAGTGATAAGACTATAGTCCTTTAAGTGGTCTAGTTTTGCTTCAACCATATATTTCTGGTACACCCTGCTGGCTCTAGCTTTCTCTCTTATGTCACCAACTATACTCAGTGCCACCACAAGAGGCTTGTACATACCGGTCAAACTTGCTATAACATGCGCGGCACTAGGCCAAAACCCCCTTGGATCTCCATTGCTAGCAGGGTTAAACCATAGGATAAACGGTTTCATAGGAGGCTCTAACTGGTAGTGATGATCTATTACAATGATGAGTTTCTGCAGCTTGGCCCATAGAAGGTCGAGTGATCCACCAGGTAGGTTATAATCTACTATGGCTATAGCTCCTGATTTACCACATCTCCTCTTGATTTCCTCTATTACTCTTCCATCAACCCTATAGGTATACGGTGGAACATAATAACCGGCAACGGTCTTTGATACTAACGAAAGAGTAGCAGCTGAAGCAACGCCGTCAGCATCCCAATGGTGAACTATGCATAAAGTTTTAGACCCTATTACCTGTAATATTTTCCTAGCAGTCGCCCTCAAATCACTTGCACTCAAACCTAACCCCTCTATAACACCCATTAACCTCTAACATTAAAATATAGTGAATAGTGAAATCAAATCACAGAGGGATAATATAGAGTTGCCTGAAGTTTACGGAGCAATAAAAAACTCGGTGATCATAGGGGGCTATACTGTTCATGTGGATGACTATGGTAAGAATTTAAAGAAATACCAAAGACTAACAAGCACCGGTGAAGCAGTTTCCACAGCAGTGCTACCTGGAGACTCTGTATTATTGGCGGAGCCTTCCATGCCCATCTTCCTGCCTTTCCAGTATGAAAGTGAGGCATTACTGATAAGGCTTTCGGAGCCAGTATATGTTACTCCAAACTATACTTCAGTATTCTATTTAGAAGCTCCGTTTGACGTTGTAGTTTACGACGAGGACGGCGAGATCATAGATATATTCACAGTAGAGGATCCTAAGTACGGTCTTTATGGAGATCCGAATAATGGTGTCGTGTGCAGATATGGGAAATCAGGTGTCTACGTATCTGAGGAAGAAATACCTAGGGGGAAAGCAGTTTTACCCGTTAAAGTTAGAAACTCGTTTCATACGACTCTAAAGATAACATTAATCGTAGTTCCCTATAGACTGCTTAAAGCATACTATACCAAGGAAGGGAAGATTTACTATTCCATTGCTAAAATAGAATTAGAGGATAAGAATAGAGCAGTAGTTTACGCTTCCAAGGAACCTCCGCTCAAAGGTCTAAGGCAATCGAGAATAGATCCCTTCAGGAGAAAGGGGATATTTATACCAACT
This window of the Candidatus Tiamatella incendiivivens genome carries:
- a CDS encoding DUF432 domain-containing protein, translated to MPEVYGAIKNSVIIGGYTVHVDDYGKNLKKYQRLTSTGEAVSTAVLPGDSVLLAEPSMPIFLPFQYESEALLIRLSEPVYVTPNYTSVFYLEAPFDVVVYDEDGEIIDIFTVEDPKYGLYGDPNNGVVCRYGKSGVYVSEEEIPRGKAVLPVKVRNSFHTTLKITLIVVPYRLLKAYYTKEGKIYYSIAKIELEDKNRAVVYASKEPPLKGLRQSRIDPFRRKGIFIPTEVGRFELEWGFSLPLTRLSPQS